The genomic segment TTTATCAAAATATAAAACTCATATAAAATATAGGCGACAATTATAATGTCAATAACATTTCTTAATGTAATATTTTTAATAAGATCAATAAGTCCGTAAAAGCCATTCATAAATTCCACTCCCACATGTAATCTCAACTATAATTATATATCAAAAAAATAATCATTAGTATATTATAAATGAATTAAAAATAAAAAATATGGAAAAATTATTTAAATAAAAGATTTACAAAGGGGTTGATTCTATGCTGGAGAATGAAAAAATTGAAAATGAGATAAGAGACCTTTTAGAGAAAGAGTTAAAGGAAGTTGCACTCGATGTAAATGTAAAATGCGTTAACGGTCATGTTACACTATATGGCATTGTTGATACACTTTCAGAAAAATTAGCAATTGAAGAGTTGGCTTTAAGAGTAGATGGAGTAGATTCTCTTGAAAATTCTATCACAATCTCTACCGATGGAACTATTGAAGATAAAGATACCGAAGAAAATATTATAACAAAGCTAAAGGGTCATCCAGAACTTTCTTCAGTAGGTGCAAACGTTCAAAGAGGAACGGCTATTCTTGAAGGAAGAGTCAAGACATTAAGAGATAAAAAACAAGCAATGAAACTTGCATCAGAAGCTTTAGGGGTTAAGGAAGTTGTTTCTCATATAGAAATTGATTCAGCTTACAAAATCGATGATACTTCAATAAATAACAGGATTCAGACCGAACTTGTAAATAACAAATTAGAACGAAATGATATAAGGGTATTTGTTGATAATGGCAGCGTTAGATTAACTGGATATGTTAATAGTTTAATGGATATGGAATTAGCTGAGGAAATTGCTGAAGGAATTGAAGGAGTAAGAAATGTAAAAAACTTTTTAAAAATAAGAAGGAATCAATAATAATATATAGAATAATATATTATTAAGGCCCGAATGTTTAAGCATACATATTCGGGTCTTTATCTTGATTTGAACCTTAGGGGGAATTAAAATGAGTGAAATTTCAAAAGCACCTAAAAAAGCTTTAACTAAATTTATTATTTCATTTTTTACTGTAATAATCGTAATTATAGTTTCGTTTTTGTCATATTACTATTTCACCAACAGAATTAATTTTACATACCTTAGCAATATTAAAAAAATTTACTCACAAATAAATGATGAAAACAAAAATGTATCGTCTTCACTGAATAAAGTTTCTTTCATATCAATTAAAGAACAAGAAAATATAACTAACATTATTAATGATATCAAAAAAAGCGAACAATCATTTAATGAAATAATAAACAATGTTGAGCAAATCTCACCACCAGAAAAATACATAAGTGAGCACAAAACTGTTCTAGAGGCCATTCGTAACAATAAAAAAATAGTAACTCAAGCAAGACTAATTTTGAGCAACTTGAAGTCAAAAAATATTCCTAATGCAATATCTGATTTCAATAAATATATAAATGATACAAATATTTTATATTCCAACTTAAAAACTGCTAAAATATCTCTACCAGATGATTTTTCTAAATTCCCAGATACGCTTCAGACTTTTGCATATAAATATTTTGAGAACTACGATAAAAAAAACAGGTTGTTTGAACAATATCAGGATTATTTTGTGTCGACGGATGCAATTATTAGTCAATTTATTAATACAAAAGTAAATTTGTCAATCTATTTAGATAAAATGAAAAATAATCATATGTCTATAGAAAATATAAATGCTGAAATAGAAAAAAGATTGATTTTTTTAGAGGATATTAAAAATACTTACTTAGAAGTAGCAGCACCAGAAAAAGTAGTCGATGCTCATTCAAAGTTAGATGCTATTTTAGAAGGGTTTGAATTATACTGTAAGGATTTTAAGTCTAATCTTTTGGAGCTAAGCAATGCAGGTTCTGATGAAGCGAAGTTATTGCAGATAAGTCAAAAATTTGAGGAACTTGAAAAGAGCTATAATCTGTTGACTGAAGATTGGATGCGTTTTCTTGATGAATATAATAATCTCAAAGATGAGTTTTCAGATATTAATAATATTTAAGCAGCTTATGCTGCTTTTTTTATGCCATCAATCCATGATATAGCAGTAAAACCATATATTTTGCATTAATTTTTATACTTATGTTTGTTATAATTATAAAAAATTTTAATTTAATATAAGGAGTGATTACGTTGGTTAAAAGAATCACAGCACTATTAGTAGCCTTCTTCGTAACATTTGCAACGATAGCCAGCGCAGCAATAACGATGCCTTTAGTTTATGGCAATAAGAATTTCCAGGTGGCTGAGCTTCAAACAAGCTTAAAAACCCTTGGATTTTACACTGGAACAATTGATGGTATATTCGGCTATGGAACTTATACAGCAGTAAAAAAATTCCAGAGCTCTAATAACCTCGAACCTACTGGAAATTTAGACTTAACTACTCTTAACGTTTTGAATAAGATATTAGCTGGGGAACCAAAAATATTAAGCATAGGTATGAGGCATGATAGAGTTTCTGAATTGCAGACTTATCTTTATGCATTAGGCTATTTGCCAGTCTCGCCAACAGGATATTTTGGAACTTTAACATTTGATGCAGTTTCAAGATTTCAAAAAGACAACGGAATGACAGTAACAGGTAGAGCAGATAATACTGTCTTTAATAAAATATTCGAAGTAGTAGATAGCAAATATGTTCCGTATAAAGTTTACAACACTTATTATGTTCAGTCAGGGGATACCCTATGGTCCATTTCACAAAAAACAGGGGTAACGACTCAAGATATTATGAGTGCGAATAATTTTACTTCTACAACAGTTTTATATATTGGACAAGCCATAAAAATTCCAAAAATAATTGTTCCAGTAAAGCCTTCATATGGCAAGTATGGTGAATATCTTGACTGGTTCAGTGCAGCTCAATATGTTTTCCCAATAGGTTCTGAGGCAACAGTTGTGGACTAC from the Caloramator mitchellensis genome contains:
- a CDS encoding BON domain-containing protein produces the protein MLENEKIENEIRDLLEKELKEVALDVNVKCVNGHVTLYGIVDTLSEKLAIEELALRVDGVDSLENSITISTDGTIEDKDTEENIITKLKGHPELSSVGANVQRGTAILEGRVKTLRDKKQAMKLASEALGVKEVVSHIEIDSAYKIDDTSINNRIQTELVNNKLERNDIRVFVDNGSVRLTGYVNSLMDMELAEEIAEGIEGVRNVKNFLKIRRNQ
- a CDS encoding peptidoglycan-binding protein; translated protein: MVKRITALLVAFFVTFATIASAAITMPLVYGNKNFQVAELQTSLKTLGFYTGTIDGIFGYGTYTAVKKFQSSNNLEPTGNLDLTTLNVLNKILAGEPKILSIGMRHDRVSELQTYLYALGYLPVSPTGYFGTLTFDAVSRFQKDNGMTVTGRADNTVFNKIFEVVDSKYVPYKVYNTYYVQSGDTLWSISQKTGVTTQDIMSANNFTSTTVLYIGQAIKIPKIIVPVKPSYGKYGEYLDWFSAAQYVFPIGSEATVVDYFTGKSFKIKRTLGSGHADVETLTAQDTAIMKEIFGGSWTWDVRPILVIVNGRKLAASMSGMPHAGLDAYAGGVNVYNRSGGYGYGPNYDYIKGNNMDGHFDIHFVNSLRHKDWQIDARHQAMIEISANR